The following nucleotide sequence is from Acyrthosiphon pisum isolate AL4f chromosome A2, pea_aphid_22Mar2018_4r6ur, whole genome shotgun sequence.
TGAAGTgggtgattaaaatatatagcctatagatttgtagttgaaaataatgtttatacagtatacctaaaATTAGTATTGATGTCATAGTTGATCATCCCGGATTTTtaggagtatttaatatttatatattaatatattttgattttgggggttaatttattgcatttttaaagaatcaaaaatcctttcttagtgggTGTCTTCATCACAAAACAAAACTACTGTCCAAATTTCATACTCGTAGCTTCAGCGGTTCCGGCTAGGCGATCAATGGCGCAATTATCGGGAGTGTTGGGTGTGCAATTCACAGGGGCCCCCGATTCCCGAGATTCCTTGTATGATATTTCTACTATAAtctgtaatatacaaatattatattttttgtatgggAAGTGGGTACCAGAATGCGGGTATAGAGTCAATAGAGTATTTCATAAAGATGACTAAGTCCAAACTTTACACGTAAATTATTATCCATAAAAGAATTGTTTGCAAAGATTTCAGGAAtaatcagtcctgtaaagaatacttttaaaaagtacttgagtaaatactcaaatatattttttttaagtatttaagatactacttaaatactttgaaaaagtatttgaaatacttttcaaatacttttgatttttaaagtgggtttctaattatcgtaatataagaTTACcgtagattacctactacctatgtgtttacataggtagtaggtaatctaaaagttatctaatagttttaaaggaatattgttattcaataacttttttttagaaatctggttttcacaaacctttgggcttcggctaacacagaaatacagaacattaaataaaattattattccattattgtagttgacaataatatttttccaaccaattatttcgaataaaaataaaatgttcgaaataaaaaaccaaagtattcaataccaaaaagtatttaatacaaaaaaaagtatttaaaataccattaaaaatacttcatgctgaaagtatttaaaaagttattcaatacctacttacaaaagtatttgaatacttttacttaaatactttacaggactgggaataaaatatataaaagatcTAGCCATATTTATTTTCGAAAATGATTTTAGCACTACATACAGTGATGTATTAAGTGGAtgtcttatttatttaacgttACCCTTAAAAGTTGCTTCGGCAGAGAGATCTTtctcataattaaaattgataaagaaTTACCTGCGAAACTCAATTGGCCAAGATCGCCTTTCAAACATCAGTATATTAAAcattgaaatagaaaaaaacagcTAACTTcgatacaaacaaaataattaatgacttTTCTGCtgtaaaaacaagaaaaattaatattagattctgagcgtttttacaatggtgttgattattttttttctttttatatcctccACCCATGGTCGGAAATTgactttttcaactttttccaaCGCCAATATTTCCATTCCAgagataaaaaatctatatttgataaaaaatcagtatttaataaaaaaaaatcaatattaaatctagtaggtatataaaaatcatggttaaaaaaggtgggtaagtggatgtcgctctgctgtacagtaggttacaagtggatcactgtataatggatagtattaaatttgaattcaatgatataatcactgtataagaaaaacgattctgagcggagacggtttgtcagtctaggtattagacatacctattataggtaggtatacttatctatagtattaaaaaaaaaattgacctataataggtatcaataataaattccaaattaatcatatcacaatattcatcaggtaacgcgttataggtacatcaacaacaaaccgtggtactatcgtacacacaaataatattatacaatcattacaatcacaacaaaataaataaaatagttattccaggttttttaatatgtacattaacaataacaacaaaccgtgaaagtgtgatactatcatagatatataatattatatagctacatatttaatattgattttttaaggaattaattgttttttatcaaatatatattttttttttattaaagactattatttatattagtgtacatttgtttttgaaaataaattggtttATCAAATAgatcttttttataaatactgatttttttatcaaatttacctttataattgattttgttttattaatctatataggtattttattaaatataaataatttttttaaatactgatttttatctactatatattatttaatattgatttttttaataaaacattttagattttgaacaaaGCGTTGaatgtatcgattttacaatgttgttttttattaaaatttttgtgtGTCATCACGGTTATTgtggcagtaaaaatgcttagattttctttaaccagtatcttttctaatagaaaagtgaatctagttggtactttggagagtcaaaagtaaaatccAGTAGTTTTCTAAAGtgcaatgaaaaacaaaagaaaaattaatgaaatacggaaatttttacacaatattgatttttattttttaataaaatcaattctaAGGGGTAAGGCTATATTcgtcaaattttaattgttgactTATGAAGAGACGCCACagacccacccacccacccacataTTGTGTTGTTTTACAGAGGTGCAACATAGTGAATTAGTGTTTTACAAAACCAATTATGAGTTTCTAcctttaatattagtaatattaaacatttaaatatcaatataaaccCATAAGATGCcctattttttcatattataactttaCCTTTAAATATGACAATAGGTCAATTCACCCAAGTGTCTTATATTAAGTAAACAACACACATAACatgttttactataatatacaaaatataggaattttgtacaattttatttaggtatccCAGACCCAATCGGCAATCATTAAtcgattaaattttaacattataatcaaaattattgtcaaataaataggttattatttagtataacttAATGACcaccatgtaaatattttattagctcgcattataaattaatattaagtatataaattataataagcgatcataataatgtataagccGAAGACGAATGTATAATTTTGACTAGGAGTCCACACCTGGTCCCCAagatataataaacttaaatgacatgtcaaaataaataaaaatgtattgaattttgtTTCATATAAGATTATTTAACACTAATGGTGgaacataaataaacaatagtgttgtattgtaagttgtaacataAAATTGTCGATAAAGTATAATGTTGGAAAGGGTTACTTATATTCttagtatacaattttgttacacaaataataaatgttaatttagttacacattaaatacaattaacatatattataaatacaatataatgaaaacaatttaaaaaggtTAAACAACTGAATGACTTAATATTagacatacaatattatcaatacaagTTGTGAATATCAAaagaaatatttgtaaattgaatattattgcaaactataaaaatcattcaaaataataccATGTGTATTACTAAATAGTTTCATTAAGCAATAGTCTATAGACTAAACATCCTTAAATTAGCAAATTGTATTTCTCTTAAAAACAATCAAATCAGGAATTTTAGTCCAAAAACATTAGATAACTTATATGCATtggaattattttattgcaaaaagttttacaatataggtacatctacTCTTGGACGTTTTCTAGATGATGAGCCAGATTCTTCGCCCGTTTCAACCATTTCCCTTTTTTTACCTCcatgctataatataaattatacatattaatatacaacataattaaCATATACTCATATTAGattttactgtaatttataattatatacaaatggtcaaataaatatataaatattatatatggctaTCTGGAATACAAAGTAATATTTCTATGATTTTGTTggtaatatattacattctaAAACAATATGAAAGTTgagtaaaaactttttttttttgcaatatttatctatacaatctgtaaatgtgttttttaacaataaGTACTCGCTGTGGGAGTTTATGGGTTGGAGGCTTGAAGGAAAAATCCATCCAGTGATGGAACTTCTTGACAGatttaagtaaatactaaaaagccatttattgaattactaaatttataaaatctacGCTAcatcacttaaaagttaaagtgCACATAGTGGAGACTAACGTGTGCATGGTCTCCATATTTTCACATAAatgcatacatatatacaccTAATGGTACAAAAAAGTGTTGAGCACAaagaaaagaaatattaaattatgtttcaaataattaaatttgtcgtACCTACTTACTAAAATTACTTGCTTGGAGTgcaatatattaatgattaaaaattaaattaaatttttgtactGCATCCCTGTGTTATATAAAGGTCCCCACACACTGCAGCGGTGGCGGTGAATTGCTGTAGGACACATTTGACCAATCACCGCGGTGGTTAAGCCAAGACAATAGAATTTAATGACACCGCTGCAGTGTGTGGACCTTTATACCTTTTactgtttgtttataaaaatttcaataaaattaaataaaaattgaaattttatatggatgttttgtattttttcttgcatattttgactttttttagcGCACGTTTGCATccatattttacaaacaaaaaacataatattataaatccagTCTTTAGTTATAACCTATAAGATTTatagtttagatgagcggattAGTGGATTAAAATGTTGAAGGGTACCCCCTTGGTGGCTGGcagatttaagttttaaatacttcTAACTCATAAATAAAtcgtcaaaaattaaatttttaaacattgaagtaatccaaaaaaatcaaaaatgataaaaattcaaaatagtaaaaatatattttttttaaaaaatgttgttttaacgacttataattatgtaaaaaaatattttccaaaatgttactagtttttaaaatgaCTAGTGTGTTATGTTAAATGGATAAACCAGTataaaaaacattgattatataatattgcatatggttaaatattttatcaatgttaatacctaatttaaagtAAGAAcagaggtcattttttttttaaattttatggaTATATCAAATAGTAATAGACGTTAAAATaagatcttatatttaaaaaccagtTAGGAAGAAGTTAAGTATGTTAAATAGGTTTTTTGAGTTATACATTTACCTTTTTATCCCATTGGTTATGTAAATACCGGAGTAATAAATTTGACTTGTCAGTAACaataactgaaattaaaaataatataattttaattttaaaatataaaaacattaacacattgtatacttatattaaatgacatacaaatattacagtaatttgtatgttttaattCTACAATGTACatgatttaagttaaaattaacagtTTGCAACAACTCATTGCAAATTATATACAGCAAATAGTGAGTTAGTATTTGAAAACCaatgttgatttaaaaatatataatgtatcagtataatatattttattatttagcattatcattatactataatatattataattaattatatgagaAAGATACTactaatcaaattttgaaaaaatgtattataatataattgaataactaCAAACTTTGGTCGCAAGGTTGGTCATCGGTTGTTATGTAAACTGGTACACGCTTGCTTCGACCATTGTCTGAATGGAAACGGGAAAAATTGCGTTCGTCAAAGGATGGCATACCATCCAAGAATTCGGCTatagactaaaatatataaaagtataattaaatataatttttgttttagttagATTAGAAGCAAACAGTTATCTGAATCttctaatacaattaataagtatttaataataaattgcaagtgctttttaaaagtaatagcTAATAGTTTTGTATGAAATTATGACAGTGGTGCACCAAGAAAAGTTCTCTTTGGGTCCAGACATGGGACAGGTGCTCTTACAGCATAGTACCTACACTACGTTAATACAAACTGACcaacatatgtatattataataatttaaatgtatattactaataaaaaaaaaatttaattaaatttgccTCATGGTCACCACCCGCTGATCAAAAACTAAGCCGGAGAGCCAGAAAACCGAACAAACTTAtctgttggaaaaaaaaatcatcatctgttaaatataatctaactttttatattaaaaaaaaccagaaGGCATTTACTGGGCGGTAaaatacagttatttgtttggctccttttatgtaaatttaactcatatctacctatgttatattaaatatatcaagaGAATTTCCAATGTACATACTAGTTTGTTATTGTAGATAGTTCATCAATTTATACACAACAGTGAACATTCAACATATTACAGAACCATAATCTATTATAAAtgactatactctattcagaattaGAACAGCCTTCGGCGGCAGAGTTGTTCGCATGGGCGTGGCTTTATTCTGTGGCAGTGCATGACGTGCCGCCGTAGTGTGGACGACGTCCAACCGTTGTGAAACGAGAACTAGTCGCCGCTGAATCTTAtcttgaatagagtatagtcataagaaaaataaaagggTATGCCTACTACAAGATacttatttgtgttttattttttagtagtgcctacatacaaatttaattattcacaatgtgcaagtatataaaaatatcatacctattattaaaataaaatgatttcaatTTCTTTATCTACATAAAATAACCGCTTCAATagtatgcattttatttttttcatatacctacatagacaAACAATTACGATTTTTACCTACCAATTTAATCAGTGGAACATAGTGGAGGGTTCAAGGGTAGCAGACGTTACCCCTGATTTTTTGGTAGGTGGGTGGTGGACCCCTGActccaaaatatttacatcataaaaattctactatgtataaaaatattgaaaataaactattaaataactataggcTATAGCCATTAGCCTATTAGCCTGCAATATAGAGGTAACTGATTCAAATTGCtatccctattttttttttagtgtacacTGCTGAATATAACatacaaagtatatattttttggacagatttaaaattagaaaatgcaGATAGGATCCTATATAATAAAGAGAACAATTGATTTAGGATAGGCATACTCATAGAAGTCCCAATATAGCTGGAATATACTAATGTTCCATTGATTTATATAAGTATCATGATATGATGTGCTTTAGattcagattttaaaaatatataatgcatcgattggtatattattatttattattatatgaagatACTACCAAtcgcaatgaaaaaaaataaggtacCTAGTAAAATTCTATAGCAACTATTCAAGAAGAGAAAACAATTGAGCtagaatagttaattttatattaatgtatcgtCCAAAAATATGATGTACTCTAGAATCATTTTATCTGCAattatcttaagaggacgctatacccGCACGCGCTCTCTTCGTCTTACAAATGGATAACATTGATAAATGTACGTTCTGATTAATCTATTTAAccctgttatatttaatattaaagtgaattatcATACTATTAAATGTTCTAACAAGAATATTATCAAgtgaataggttttttttttttaaatttttattttaaagggaGTTATGCTCGTTTTAAGTTGCACAAGTAATTTAACAATCGAcaattgctaaaaaaaaatgtaaacctaATACAATCCTTTAAAGAAACGGCATAAGTAGGTAAATGTATGTGTAAGGGATGAGGTATTTTGTGATAGTCGTTTACTCGTGAGTaccatatttttgtattctgtACTTACCATGTTGGGATGCCGCTTAGCCAAAATGTGCACAGGAAAGCGTGTGTGGATACTTAACGCTTGTTCTGGAAACTGTAGAATTGTAAAACGAGGAACGCTGATATTATCTTCAAATACTGCGAAatgctagtataatattatgacgtaatgTTATTGTCTTGTAATCAACAACGATACCTGCAACCATCCGTCCGGTGCAGTGAAAgtagaataaagtataaacgcTAAACGTCGAGTAACGACAGTACGACACGCCGTCTGTCGGAAATCGGAATTGTAATTGGGTTGCGGCAGGCTGGTAGGTGATGATTGATGGATAACTTTACTGGATAAGGCATTTACGTGATTACAGACCACGGTGGAAGTGTAACTGGTATAGTGTACTAGTGTAGTCGTTGTCGTAGGCAATACATTAATagtaattaggtaatatatatataataataaatataaattaataatacaaattaatgggCTAGGTTTGATAAGGAGAAGAATAATtctgaaaaattacgaaaaacgtGTTGATAACAGACTGGTGAGTTGAGGGTCGCGGGTGTAACATGGTGTGGTACTGTGGTAGTATCACGGTCTAGATAATGTAGTGTGGTGATTGGTGAATGCCCAATGGTAATTTATGGTGATGGACCAGACAATGATCATTGATCGGTATGTTACTATCGTTCAGTGATATcgagaacaatttattttacaatatcggACTTTGGAAACACACTCAAACAACTACCAACCAAGCCACTACGATACGTCTAACCTCTAACACAGTACGCACGCAGACGACACGGTCAAAGAATttctataattcaaaatattttattattattatttattactatactctattcccCGTGAGTTAacccacttttttttgttttttgcacACGTAGAGTATGGTAAAAACGTTGTGACAATACAGTTCACTGTAGTTCTACAGATTCACATTGTGAAACACTACGGCGTATACGTAGTGAACTATATTGTCCAGACGTGTCGGCCTGCCCGGCCTGGCCATAGCCGCTTGGCCACGAACGCCCCCGGccgtatttcagtatttgtgtTGAGGGGGGCCGATGGCCGATAGTACTATGAATATTGGATActggatattaatatatataatatcattaaaaattaatgatataaagaATATCAATTACACAACTTGaatcgtattaaaaaatattaagttgtataatattaataatattatgaggtattaatgtattattattataatatgaatttttattatgataaataattactgTAACTAGGTATTTAGTTAacttaaatgtgtattttaaataaggttggtactttaaaaaatatataatattttgcactaCCTGTTTATTAGCACTCTTTTATCATTTtgttgaaataacattttttctgaCCCTTTAAGTACCAGGCCGACACTAGTATTGTAAAGTTTTCACCATACTCAGCGTGCGCAAAAAAAGTGGGTTAACTTACGGGGAGGATATGGAGTATAAACCTATTATTTCATGAATTTGCATTTGTAACGTAACGTGATGTTATCCGTCATTAGATTATTATCAGTGGCATGCAGACAAGACACAAATGGGGCCTAGGCCCCACTTGAAAATGGGGTGGGTGTGGGTGGTATTTTTTGTTAAGAATTTTACaagttactaaaattaaatttgtaaatgttattttactacGTTCTTTTAGTTTTGGGTGGGTGGTgggtgtaaaaaaattaactttgccCCACATGGAAAAAGTGATCTGCACGCcactgattattataataatacaaacttaaaattttatttaaattgttattaattaataattattatccatgataaaattattgtttttgttgcaCGTGTTTTTGTCAATTGTCTAAAGAACACATGAAAGATGATAGCAGCGATACTATCGTCACTAacatccacacacacacaccgagcCCTGTTTGCGGCGCAAACACAATGCACACGACATGTAAGCCTCCAGCTAGAGGGGGCCTTCAAAAACcagaagttaaaattaaaaattgtctgtttcaaatgttaaaattcataagaactttgatttttatatctaaaaaaatatatctaaattgaaaacaagataccacataattttttttctttaaccaaaaaagtttttctagtttttgtcaaaattccaaCCTTAAAtgcttcttcttcttcttccttAGCTTAACGGTCCATGTAGGACCTGAGCTGCCACAAGCAATTATCTCCATCTTTCCCTGTCCAATGCCAGGTCAACTGTCACATTTCTTCCCAACATCTTGATATCTTTCTCTACGGCATCTATCCACCTCGTTCGTGGTCTGCCAATCCgtcttttttttatgtatggtCTCCGTTAGTACTTTTCTTATGATATCATTATCAGCTCTCTATACATGTCCAAATCATTCCAttctcttaatttttatatgcgACGAAATATTGGGttttaaaggagcacacaacacaaactgatcttagatacaaaagttgaacattttataaatttttaactacaaaataattattcaattttaaatttgataaattttgtcaacattttaacttcaaatgcttataaaaaaaattgtgcctatgtatttttaatacttttcaactgatattgtaacaatatatcaggagctttgtattaaatttttacactttttgacccaatagataaaactttattgatatttatagaaaaaaaaactaaaaaaattgaaaacttaaaatgtccgtaaacagctcaaaaagagtcaaaatattttcaaaattgtatggtgtataggaaatgctaatataaacattcagtaaaattttcatgtatctacagttttaaagttacaccaaaaaccaaaatcaattttctggaaaacagattttgcgtaaaaattcccgtttttccttaatttttcttttgtttttcacggcgcttttgaaaaatattggaaatttcaaatttttacctcgcaaagtaccaactagattcactttctcatcaaacaagatactgttgaagaaaatcgaagcagttttactgtcctaaaaggttatgacagacacaaaaattaaaaaataaaaaaaacacacatcattgtaaaatcaatacattcatcgttccactcagtatctaaaattatatattatatgcaatgacctttttaaaatatttttgttaatttttaacattaatctattacgtaggtaggtacctaactatttaaaaatatacctgtatttacactattttacaGGAGGCGTAcaattatcaacaataatataaaattatagaaatatagactattataataataattaagagaaGTGTAGCGTTTCCGTCTTTCAAGTGTGAAAgaaaattatctgtgtttgtatatacatatgGGTTTCAATCAAGGCCGTATccagacatttttgttttgggAGGGGGAGGCTCCAGacatgtatatattgttattttattgaatttaaggTTTTTATATTTGGTACCTATGATACATattcaattcaataataatcaaaatactaataattattatatactataattagcgtataatgtataaaatatatataatgcgtaataatatatattataccacccCCTTAACACCACCTAAGACTACATTTcatgtttatacaaaataatatttcttcgtATCTTAGTTTTATTTCCACGCTCAGAATTAGGATGCTGTTAACTTCATAGTAATTTctctttatgattattattaagttattattatgtt
It contains:
- the LOC100166387 gene encoding DET1- and DDB1-associated protein 1, whose translation is MVAVFEDNISVPRFTILQFPEQALSIHTRFPVHILAKRHPNMSIAEFLDGMPSFDERNFSRFHSDNGRSKRVPVYITTDDQPCDQIIVTDKSNLLLRYLHNQWDKKHGGKKREMVETGEESGSSSRKRPRVDVPIL